A single window of Buchnera aphidicola (Aphis nasturtii) DNA harbors:
- the fliQ gene encoding flagellar biosynthesis protein FliQ translates to MTPEYIMVLFSQAIKVALMIASPLLLSALISGLIISILQAATQVNEQTLSFIPKIISILATIAILGPWMLGVMLDYTHNLFNNIPAIIK, encoded by the coding sequence ATGACTCCTGAATATATAATGGTTTTATTTAGCCAGGCTATTAAAGTTGCATTAATGATTGCATCTCCATTATTATTATCAGCTTTAATAAGTGGTTTGATTATCAGTATATTACAAGCAGCTACGCAAGTAAATGAGCAAACTCTTTCTTTTATTCCTAAAATAATTTCTATTTTAGCTACTATTGCTATACTTGGTCCTTGGATGTTGGGTGTTATGTTGGATTATACGCATAACTTATTTAATAATATACCAGCTATTATAAAATAA
- the rpmB gene encoding 50S ribosomal protein L28: MSRICQVTGKKRMVGHNRSHALNATKRKFLPNIQNHRFWIPEKKRFIKLRISVNGMRCIDKNGVELMIKKIKNKK, encoded by the coding sequence ATGTCTCGTATATGTCAGGTTACAGGAAAAAAACGTATGGTTGGTCACAATCGATCACATGCTTTAAATGCAACAAAAAGAAAATTTTTACCAAATATTCAAAATCATCGTTTCTGGATTCCAGAAAAAAAAAGATTTATTAAGTTACGTATATCTGTTAATGGAATGCGTTGTATTGATAAAAATGGAGTAGAATTGATGATAAAAAAAATAAAAAACAAAAAATAA
- the rpmG gene encoding 50S ribosomal protein L33: MAKKNREKIKMISSSGTGHYYTTTKNKRNTPDKLVLKKYDPTIRKHVLYNEGKIK, encoded by the coding sequence ATGGCTAAAAAAAATAGAGAAAAAATTAAAATGATTTCTTCCTCAGGAACAGGGCATTATTATACTACTACTAAAAACAAAAGAAATACACCTGATAAATTAGTATTAAAAAAATATGATCCAACTATTCGAAAACATGTATTATATAATGAAGGAAAAATTAAATAA
- the fliP gene encoding flagellar type III secretion system pore protein FliP (The bacterial flagellar biogenesis protein FliP forms a type III secretion system (T3SS)-type pore required for flagellar assembly.) gives MTFIFLLLFCPLVYADIPGPTIHNLNDGTQTWSLPVQTLVFLTALTFLPAFLLMMTSFTRIIIVFGLLRNALGTPYAPPNQILLGLALFLTFFIMSPTFEKVYEEAYLPFSKEEINMNEAILKGSIPLKKFMLNQTRTSDLELFSKIAHVSDYKDQDEIPMRILLPSFITSELKTAFQIGFTIFIPFLIIDLVVASVLMALGMMMVPPSTISLPFKLMLFVLVDGWQLLVTSLSQSFNV, from the coding sequence ATTACATTTATATTTTTATTATTATTTTGTCCTTTAGTTTATGCTGATATACCTGGACCAACAATTCATAATTTAAATGATGGTACGCAAACTTGGTCTTTGCCTGTACAAACTTTAGTTTTTTTAACTGCTCTGACTTTTCTTCCAGCTTTTCTTTTAATGATGACTAGTTTTACACGAATTATTATTGTTTTTGGATTATTGAGAAATGCTTTAGGAACTCCATATGCTCCACCTAATCAAATATTATTAGGTTTAGCGCTTTTTCTAACTTTTTTTATTATGTCTCCAACTTTTGAAAAAGTTTATGAAGAAGCTTATCTTCCCTTTAGTAAGGAAGAAATTAATATGAATGAAGCTATTTTAAAAGGTTCAATTCCATTGAAAAAGTTTATGTTAAATCAAACAAGAACGTCTGATTTAGAGTTGTTTTCAAAAATAGCACATGTTTCTGATTATAAAGATCAAGATGAAATACCTATGCGAATTTTATTACCTTCATTTATTACAAGTGAATTAAAAACAGCGTTTCAAATTGGTTTTACTATTTTTATACCTTTTTTAATTATTGACTTAGTTGTTGCTAGCGTGTTAATGGCTCTTGGTATGATGATGGTTCCACCTTCAACAATTTCTTTACCTTTTAAATTAATGTTATTTGTACTAGTAGATGGATGGCAATTATTAGTAACTTCACTATCACAAAGTTTTAATGTGTAA
- the ppa gene encoding inorganic diphosphatase: MDYNKIIAGDNIPNDIYVIIEIPSNSSPIKYETKKESGLLFVDRFISTPMFYPCNYGYINQTLSMDGDPLDVLVPSPYPIQSCSIIHCKPIGILKMKDESGDDSKIIAVPKSKICKTYKYINNITDISELLKKQIEHFFKYYKKIETEKWTKIIGWDNHKAAKLEIISSCNRFKNKKNV, from the coding sequence ATGGATTATAATAAAATCATTGCAGGTGATAATATACCAAATGATATATATGTTATCATTGAAATACCATCTAATTCATCTCCTATTAAATACGAAACAAAAAAAGAATCAGGTTTACTTTTTGTAGATCGTTTTATATCTACGCCAATGTTTTACCCTTGCAATTACGGATATATTAATCAAACATTATCTATGGACGGAGATCCTTTAGATGTTTTAGTGCCATCTCCATATCCTATACAATCTTGCTCTATTATCCATTGCAAGCCTATTGGCATACTGAAAATGAAAGATGAATCAGGAGATGATTCTAAGATTATAGCTGTACCAAAAAGTAAAATTTGCAAAACATATAAATATATTAATAACATTACAGATATATCAGAGTTATTAAAAAAACAAATAGAACACTTTTTTAAATATTATAAAAAAATAGAAACAGAAAAATGGACTAAAATTATAGGATGGGATAATCATAAAGCTGCAAAATTAGAAATTATTTCTTCATGTAATCGATTCAAAAATAAAAAAAATGTATAA
- the pmbA gene encoding metalloprotease PmbA — protein MKLIHQIEKEENLLINTVSNTLQLAKKTINCSIEVSVKKTIGFNINIRNNIVENIEFNSDGALFITVYNKFSKGSVSSRDFSVNSIKKMLDIAIDISKNSSSDFFVGLPDIKLLCFNPNNLDLFHPSELSIKNGINFASIVEKEAFKFDKRIFNSEGSFFSSHITINVLGNSLGMLEKYKSTLYSAYNCMIAKEKNIMQRDFYYSTSRKIENLEKPDILGQNTAKRAVSRLGSKKINTMKSSVIFSKEISFNFFSNLIPAISGDNIYRKSTFLLHDLQKQIFPNWLNIIENPHIQQGLGSKPFDDEGVKTTVKYIVKNGILSTWLLNSYNSRKLKLISTGNSGGIHNWLVSNQNISFQDLLENMSTGLLVTELMGQGVDIVNGNYSQGAIGFWVEHGQIKYPVNEITISGNLKHMWLNILSISNDIDTRHNIQCGSILISEMQISGN, from the coding sequence ATGAAATTAATTCATCAAATTGAAAAAGAAGAAAATTTACTAATAAATACAGTAAGTAACACTCTTCAGTTAGCAAAAAAAACAATTAATTGTTCTATTGAAGTTTCTGTGAAAAAAACAATAGGATTCAATATTAATATTAGAAATAACATTGTAGAAAATATAGAATTTAATAGTGATGGAGCATTATTTATTACTGTATATAATAAATTTTCTAAAGGTAGCGTCTCATCTAGAGATTTTAGTGTAAATAGTATTAAAAAAATGTTAGATATTGCTATAGATATTTCTAAAAATTCTTCTTCTGATTTTTTTGTAGGCTTACCGGATATAAAATTGCTTTGTTTTAATCCTAATAATCTTGATTTATTTCATCCTTCTGAATTGAGTATAAAAAATGGAATTAATTTTGCTTCTATAGTAGAAAAAGAAGCATTTAAATTTGATAAAAGAATTTTTAATAGTGAAGGAAGTTTTTTTAGTAGTCATATTACTATAAATGTTTTAGGAAACAGCTTGGGAATGTTAGAAAAATATAAATCAACTCTTTATTCAGCTTATAACTGTATGATTGCAAAAGAAAAAAATATAATGCAAAGAGATTTTTATTATTCTACTTCTAGAAAAATAGAGAATTTAGAAAAACCTGATATTTTAGGACAAAATACTGCAAAACGTGCTGTTTCTCGATTAGGTTCTAAAAAAATTAATACTATGAAATCTTCAGTTATATTTTCAAAAGAAATATCTTTTAATTTTTTTTCTAATCTTATCCCAGCTATTAGTGGTGATAATATTTATCGTAAATCTACTTTTTTACTGCATGATTTACAAAAACAAATTTTTCCTAATTGGTTAAATATTATAGAAAACCCACATATTCAGCAGGGATTAGGTAGTAAGCCTTTTGATGATGAAGGTGTAAAAACAACTGTAAAATATATTGTTAAAAATGGAATATTATCTACTTGGTTACTTAATAGTTATAATTCTCGTAAATTAAAATTAATTAGTACTGGGAATTCTGGAGGTATTCATAACTGGTTAGTTTCTAATCAAAATATATCATTTCAAGATTTATTAGAAAATATGAGCACTGGATTATTAGTAACTGAATTAATGGGTCAAGGAGTAGATATTGTTAATGGAAATTACTCACAAGGTGCTATAGGATTTTGGGTTGAACATGGACAAATTAAATATCCAGTGAATGAAATTACAATTTCTGGTAATTTAAAACATATGTGGCTTAACATTCTGAGTATTAGTAATGATATTGATACACGACATAACATTCAATGTGGTTCTATATTAATATCTGAAATGCAGATTTCAGGAAATTAA
- the fliR gene encoding flagellar biosynthetic protein FliR, whose product MLTFNNLQLVTIISNFFWPLVRILSFFSTVPVFNDEHINKKTKIVLSILISWIVFPFLPQVKIQLFSLVGLLLLLEQILIGITLGFTCQFLFATINFSGELIGLQMGLSFATFFNANNNIGVSIISRLLNILMLSFFLSINAHLYLINILINSFYSIPINIIFFNHSVFSIILQFASNIFLNSIMLIFPIIIFLLLSNLIMSILNRLSPQISIFSIGFPLNLLIGILMLYYLVGISFPIFNNLLNQLILFLSNTFLKLQ is encoded by the coding sequence ATGTTAACATTTAATAATTTACAATTAGTAACAATTATAAGTAACTTTTTTTGGCCATTAGTGCGTATTTTATCATTTTTTTCAACTGTTCCAGTTTTTAATGATGAGCATATAAATAAAAAAACGAAAATAGTTTTATCTATATTAATTAGTTGGATTGTATTTCCATTTTTACCTCAAGTAAAAATACAACTATTTTCTTTAGTTGGCTTATTACTTTTATTAGAACAAATTTTAATTGGTATTACCTTAGGATTTACTTGTCAATTTTTATTTGCTACAATTAATTTTTCAGGGGAACTAATAGGACTACAAATGGGTTTATCATTTGCAACGTTTTTCAATGCAAATAATAATATCGGTGTTTCTATAATATCTCGCTTGTTGAATATTTTAATGTTATCTTTCTTTTTGTCAATTAATGCACATCTTTATTTAATAAATATATTAATTAACAGTTTTTATAGTATACCAATTAATATTATTTTTTTTAATCATAGTGTTTTTTCTATTATCTTGCAATTCGCTAGTAATATCTTTTTAAATAGCATAATGCTAATTTTTCCAATTATAATTTTCTTATTGCTATCTAATTTAATAATGAGTATTTTAAATCGATTATCTCCTCAGATATCTATTTTTTCTATTGGTTTTCCGTTGAATTTATTAATAGGTATACTTATGTTATATTATTTAGTAGGTATTTCTTTCCCTATTTTTAACAACTTATTAAATCAATTAATTTTATTTTTATCAAATACTTTTTTAAAATTACAGTAA